One part of the Vicia villosa cultivar HV-30 ecotype Madison, WI linkage group LG6, Vvil1.0, whole genome shotgun sequence genome encodes these proteins:
- the LOC131609846 gene encoding cytochrome b-c1 complex subunit Rieske-4, mitochondrial-like — MLRVASKRLSSLSWRANHAASAFVSKNPIAPPPSSDERRSDPFSIHPEFFLPFRGFASESLIHAKENSILPDIPATVTAVKNPSSKIVYDEYNHERFPPGDPSKRAFAYFVLTGGRFAYASVIRLLVLKLVLSMSASKDVLAMASLEVDLSSIEPGTTVTVKWRGKPVFIRRRTDEDVQLANSVDVGSLRDPQQDADRVKNPEWLVVIGVCTHLGCIPLPNAGDFGGWFCPCHGSHYDISGRIRKGPAPYNLEVPTYSFLEENKLLIG, encoded by the exons ATGTTGAGGGTTGCATCCAAGAGGCTTTCATCTCTCTCATGGAGAGCCAACCACGCCGCCTCTGCTTTCGTCTCTAAGAACCCCATCGCACCACCGCCTTCTTCCGATGAACGCAGATCTGATCCCTTTTCGATCCATCCCGAATTCTTTCTTCCCTTCAGAG GTTTTGCAAGTGAATCACTGATCCATGCAAAAGAAAACAGCATTCTTCCTGACATCCCTGCAACTGTTACAGCTGTTAAAAATCCATCTTCCAAGATTGTATATGATGAGTACAACCATGAACGTTTTCCTCCTGGTGACCCAAGCAAGAGAGCATTTGCATACTTTGTCCTAACAGGTGGAAGGTTTGCTTATGCTTCTGTGATCCGTCTTCTTGTCCTCAAGCTTGTCCTCAGCATGTCGGCAAGTAAGGATGTCCTTGCTATGGCTTCACTTGAAGTCGATCTCTCCAGCATTGAGCCAGGCACTACTGTCACTGTTAAGTGGCGTGGAAAGCCAGTATTCATCAGGCGCAGAACAGATGAGGATGTGCAGTTGGCAAACAGTGTTGATGTTGGATCTCTTCGTGACCCTCAGCAAGATGCTGACAGAGTCAAGAACCCAGAATGGCTTGTTGTGATTGGTGTTTGCACACATCTAGGTTGCATTCCCTTGCCAAATGCTGGGGACTTTGGCGGCTGGTTTTGCCCGTGCCACGGATCACATTATGATATTTCTGGCAGAATTAGGAAGGGACCTGCGCCATACAATCTGGAGGTACCAACTTATTCATTCTTGGAGGAAAACAAGTTGTTGATCGGTTAA
- the LOC131609848 gene encoding protein COFACTOR ASSEMBLY OF COMPLEX C SUBUNIT B CCB1, chloroplastic: MAAKMMLLSPPPIPLRSLPFHANKLHPWNHHHHLSTSKPKKLRLSLHESAEFITQQQQLLNPNSVFLLTETAGYSLASYYTSLGLFVISVPGLWSLIKRSVKSKIVKKTFVDEGGNKAPSQVAGEVLSFFTRNNFSVVDRGETITFEGVMVPSRGQAALLTFCTCISLASVSLVLTITVPDVGNNWFLLTILSPLAGAYYWTRASRKEQIKVKLIVKEDGTLSEIVVQGDDQQVEQMRKELKFSEKGMVYVKGLFET, from the exons ATGGCTGCCAAGATGATGTTGCTGTCCCCACCTCCAATCCCTCTCCGTTCTCTCCCATTTCACGCAAACAAACTTCACCCATGGAACCACCACCACCATCTTTCAACTTCAAAACCAAAGAAACTTCGATTATCCCTTCACGAGAGTGCTGAATTCATCACCCAACAACAACAGCTACTGAACCCCAATTCTGTTTTCTTGCTTACAGAGACAGCTGGTTATTCTTTGGCTAGTTATTATACTTCTCTTGGTCTCTTTGTTATCTCTGTTCCTGGTCTTTGGTCTCTCATCAAACGTTCTGTTAAATCCAAA ATTGTGAAGAAGACATTTGTAGATGAAGGTGGAAATAAGGCACCAAGTCAGGTTGCGGGGGAGGTGCTATCATTCTTTACTCGTAATAATttttctgtggttgatagaggaGAAACAATCAC gtttgaaggAGTGATGGTTCCTAGCAGGGGGCAAGCAGCACTGTTAACTTTCTGCACTTGCATCAGTCTTGCAAGTGTTTCCCTTGTGCTCACCATAACTGTGCCAGATGTTGGCAATAATTGGTTTTTGTTAACCATCTTAAGTCCATTGGC GGGTGCTTACTACTGGACTAGAGCATCAAGAAAGGAGCAAATTAAGGTGAAACTGATAGTTAAGGAAGATGGAACCTTATCAGAGATAGTTGTTCAAGGTGATGACCAACAAGTTGAGCAAATGAGAAAGGAACTCAAGTTTAGTGAAAAGGGCATGGTTTATGTTAAGGGTCTTTTTGAAACATGA
- the LOC131609849 gene encoding uncharacterized protein LOC131609849 isoform X1, translated as MLMASEQRRKRLNGSSLVGYGSLEQCRTKRKNFGPPVQSDLTMKSHISVEWDANHQRVVAKREQIGISWRQMKPFARFDHNGHEVLADVLAIPEEVFDLDSLSGVLSSEVWNTHLLDNERDFLKQFLPGDLEPHQVVQELLSGDDFHFGNPFLKWGASLCSGELHPDMIVYQEQHLKSDKRAYFSQLQNYHKDMIGFLIKLKERWESCKDPEKEILPNTLRSKNDIEKRKLSNLNEFRDDDHDENITVASDSYSWGAEEKAYGDSQISSKGQGDELQRRMMFDRVLDKDFNKGNPRNMMASSDFMLNVGGKLNKGGKLPKENIHASDGDKYMSYIKISKKQHELVKGLKLSCKSIPASSLNCVLGDLDNFNAQPYNLFIKEEQKNLHEHWLQLVKKHLPASYANWTERLIEKRAMKNSLLLEMKKKPNVLVEDEDILTIGVQAQDKEDGDVNKQSSLEDEEDSIVSIPENPSLHNSYHSGDDELPHLHIDLKKDILSKGDDALHNITGLSSIMNCQDDPVDEGASFSSDEDSIARFQENPSLHNSYHSCDKELRRLHIDLERSILSKGDDASHDKAGHSIITHVQEDPISEKVPFSYNEDSISRYPENLSVNKSYRGRDEELHSLHIDLEKNVLSKGDDASQIKTEHSRIMNSQDDPMGEGAPFSYNEDYVARFPENLSVSKSYHSGDEELHRLHIDLEKNILSKVDVSLNKTEHSRIMNSRDDSIGQGSSNGHAWQAVEMPHSYYDLAATHNYSAGGLSLVNSQINQDKQIQMIGPESNFHQDDTGNELLHRQPADGSFSSYQSPDQVGLIQSLIKDKGVNSYHHEQKRAGLIFQASNEVPMVDGQFSSHFKESLQTSLTLDQGQRQAGNFYVPENVSGNIYSDAGRYSIPRQDPLSAGNITDWDVSGPRMVAPSQPHVNTGDFIGQPWFSSDHQVQGGWNGSGNGSLPSQSLGTGGNSDQSLFNLLSQRNQLHSGSPYDPIRHTDQFLSPRTYGVVDASTHRINPVVPPSSHPLDYLSGRDAPGALVPDDMTWMSLPPQNHALNDQVAKAYLRSWNR; from the exons ATGCTAATGGCTTCTGAACAAAGAAGAAAGCGATTAAATGGTTCAAGCTTGGTTGGTTATGGTTCTCTAGAGCAATGTAGGACTAAAAGAAAGAATTTTGGACCACCAGTGCAAAGTGATTTAACCATGAAATCTCACATTTCTGTTGAATGGGATGCTAATCACCAAAGGGTTGTTGCCAAGCGGGAACAAATTGGCATCAGTTGGAGACAAATGAAACCATTTGCCAGATTTGATCACAATGGACATGAAGTCTTGGCTGATGTGCTTGCCATACCTGAAGAGGTTTTTGACCTGGATAGTTTAAGTGGAGTGCTTTCAAGTGAG GTTTGGAACACACACCTTTTGGACAATGAGAGAGATTTTCTCAAGCAGTTTCTTCCTGGTGACTTAGAGCCACATCAAGTTGTCCAAGAATTACTTTCTGGAGATGACTTTCACTTTGGAAACCCTTTCTTGAAATG GGGTGCTTCACTTTGTTCAGGTGAGCTTCATCCAGATATGATTGTTTACCAGGAGCAACATCTAAAGTCTGATAAGAGAGCATACTTCTCGCAATTACAGAATTATCATAAGGA TATGATTGGATTTCTTATAAAGCTGAAGGAGAGGTGGGAGAGCTGCAAAGATCCAGAAAAGGAAATTCTACCAAATACTCTGAG GTCAAAGAATGATATAGAGAAAAGAAAACTGTCAAACTTAAATGAATTTAGAGATGATGATCATGATGAGAATATTACAGTGGCATCTGATTCATATTCCTGGGGCGCAGAGGAGAAAGCATACGGTGACAGCCAAATTTCCTCAAAGGGACAGGGCGATGAACTTCAAAGAAG AATGATGTTTGACAGGGTGCTTGACAAAGACTTCAATAAAGGTAATCCAAGAAATATGATGGCTTCTTCAGATTTTATGCTTAATGTGGGAGGAAAACTCAATAAAGGAGGCAAACTACCGAAGGAGAACATTCATGCCAGTGATGGTGACAAATATATGTCATATATCAAG ATTAGCAAGAAGCAGCACGAACTTGTTAAGGGTTTGAAACTATCATGTAAAAGTATCCCGGCTAGCTCTCTTAACTGTGTTTTGGGTGACCTTGATAACTTTAATGCACAACCGTACAATTTATTTATCAAAGAAGAACAGAAGAACTTGCATGAGCATTG GTTGCAGTTGGTGAAGAAACACCTCCCTGCATCATATGCAAACTGGACAGAGAGACTGATAGAGAAACGTGCAATGAAAAATTCTTTGTTGCTTGAGATGAAAAAGAAGCCAAACGTACTGGTAGAG GATGAGGATATTTTGACCATAGGAGTCCAGGCCCAGGACAAGGAGGATGGTGATGTTAATAAGCAGTCTAGcttggaagatgaagaagattctATTGTCAGTATTCCAGAAAACCCATCCCTCCATAATTCTTATCACAGCGGCGATGACGAGCTCCCCCATTTGCATATAGATTTGAAAAAAGATATTTTATCAAAAGGAGATGATGCTTTACACAATATAACTGGCCTTTCAAGTATTATGAATTGTCAGGATGATCCCGTTGATGAAGGAGCTTCTTTCTCATCTGACGAGGATTCTATTGCTAGATTCCAAGAGAACCCGTCTCTCCATAATTCTTATCACAGCTGTGACAAGGAGCTCCGTCGCTTGCATATAGATTTGGAACGAAGTATTTTATCAAAAGGAGATGATGCTTCACATGACAAAGCCGGGCATTCAATTATTACACACGTTCAGGAAGATCCCATTAGTGAAAAAGTTCCTTTCTCATATAATGAAGATTCTATTTCTAGATACCCAGAGAATCTGTCCGTCAATAAATCTTATCGTGGTAGGGATGAGGAGCTCCACAGCTTGCATATAGATTTGGAAAAAAATGTTTTATCAAAAGGAGATGATGCTTCACAGATCAAAACTGAACATTCCAGGATTATGAACTCTCAGGATGATCCCATGGGCGAAGGAGCTCCTTTCTCGTATAATGAAGATTATGTTGCTAGATTCCCAGAGAATTTGTCTGTCAGTAAATCTTATCATAGTGGTGACGAGGAGCTCCACCGCTTGCATATAGatttggaaaaaaatatattatccaAAGTAGATGTTTCACTGAACAAAACTGAGCATTCAAGGATTATGAATTCTCGGGATGATTCCATTGGTCAAGGATCGTCTAATGGTCATGCCTGGCAAGCAGTTGAAATGCCTCATTCTTACTATGATTTAGCTGCGACCCACAACTACTCAGCTGGTGGGTTATCTCTGGTAAATTCACAAATTAACCAAGATAAACAAATTCAAATGATTGGTCCAGAATCTAATTTTCATCAAGACGACACTGGTAATGAGTTGTTACACAGGCAGCCAGCTGATGGTTCCTTCAGTTCTTACCAAAGCCCGGATCAAGTTGGCTTGATTCAGTCTCTCATCAAGGATAAAGGGGTTAACTCCTATCATCATGAACAAAAAAGAGCTGGGTTAATTTTCCAGGCTTCAAATGAGGTTCCGATGGTTGATGGCCAATTTTCTAGTCATTTTAAGGAGTCATTGCAAACATCTCTGACATTGGATCAAGGTCAGAGGCAAGCTGGTAACTTTTATGTGCCAGAAAACGTATCAGGTAATATTTATTCTGATGCAGGAAGATACTCAATCCCCCGGCAAGATCCGTTATCTGCAGGAAATATTACTGATTGGGATGTTAGTGGCCCTCGCATGGTGGCACCTTCTCAGCCTCATGTAAATACTGGAGATTTCATTGGTCAGCCCTGGTTTTCTTCAGACCATCAAGTTCAGGGTGGCTGGAACGGATCTGGCAATGGGAGTCTACCTAGTCAGAGTCTTGGCACTGGAGGGAACTCCGATCAAAGCTTATTTAATCTTCTATCTCAGCGTAACCAATTACATTCGGGTAGCCCTTATGACCCAATCAGACACACTGACCAGTTCCTTTCGCCCAGAACTTATGGAGTAGTAGATGCAAGTACACATAGAATCAATCCTGTTGTACCACCATCTTCTCATCCACTAGATTATTTGAGTGGACGTGATGCACCTGGGGCATTGGTGCCTGATGATATGACATGGATGAGCTTGCCTCCTCAGAATCACGCTCTAAATGATCAAGTGGCAAAAGCATACTTGAGGTCATGGAACCGGTAA
- the LOC131609849 gene encoding uncharacterized protein LOC131609849 isoform X2: MLMASEQRRKRLNGSSLVGYGSLEQCRTKRKNFGPPVQSDLTMKSHISVEWDANHQRVVAKREQIGISWRQMKPFARFDHNGHEVLADVLAIPEEVFDLDSLSGVLSSEVWNTHLLDNERDFLKQFLPGDLEPHQVVQELLSGDDFHFGNPFLKWGASLCSGELHPDMIVYQEQHLKSDKRAYFSQLQNYHKDMIGFLIKLKERWESCKDPEKEILPNTLRSKNDIEKRKLSNLNEFRDDDHDENITVASDSYSWGAEEKAYGDSQISSKGQGDELQRRVLDKDFNKGNPRNMMASSDFMLNVGGKLNKGGKLPKENIHASDGDKYMSYIKISKKQHELVKGLKLSCKSIPASSLNCVLGDLDNFNAQPYNLFIKEEQKNLHEHWLQLVKKHLPASYANWTERLIEKRAMKNSLLLEMKKKPNVLVEDEDILTIGVQAQDKEDGDVNKQSSLEDEEDSIVSIPENPSLHNSYHSGDDELPHLHIDLKKDILSKGDDALHNITGLSSIMNCQDDPVDEGASFSSDEDSIARFQENPSLHNSYHSCDKELRRLHIDLERSILSKGDDASHDKAGHSIITHVQEDPISEKVPFSYNEDSISRYPENLSVNKSYRGRDEELHSLHIDLEKNVLSKGDDASQIKTEHSRIMNSQDDPMGEGAPFSYNEDYVARFPENLSVSKSYHSGDEELHRLHIDLEKNILSKVDVSLNKTEHSRIMNSRDDSIGQGSSNGHAWQAVEMPHSYYDLAATHNYSAGGLSLVNSQINQDKQIQMIGPESNFHQDDTGNELLHRQPADGSFSSYQSPDQVGLIQSLIKDKGVNSYHHEQKRAGLIFQASNEVPMVDGQFSSHFKESLQTSLTLDQGQRQAGNFYVPENVSGNIYSDAGRYSIPRQDPLSAGNITDWDVSGPRMVAPSQPHVNTGDFIGQPWFSSDHQVQGGWNGSGNGSLPSQSLGTGGNSDQSLFNLLSQRNQLHSGSPYDPIRHTDQFLSPRTYGVVDASTHRINPVVPPSSHPLDYLSGRDAPGALVPDDMTWMSLPPQNHALNDQVAKAYLRSWNR; this comes from the exons ATGCTAATGGCTTCTGAACAAAGAAGAAAGCGATTAAATGGTTCAAGCTTGGTTGGTTATGGTTCTCTAGAGCAATGTAGGACTAAAAGAAAGAATTTTGGACCACCAGTGCAAAGTGATTTAACCATGAAATCTCACATTTCTGTTGAATGGGATGCTAATCACCAAAGGGTTGTTGCCAAGCGGGAACAAATTGGCATCAGTTGGAGACAAATGAAACCATTTGCCAGATTTGATCACAATGGACATGAAGTCTTGGCTGATGTGCTTGCCATACCTGAAGAGGTTTTTGACCTGGATAGTTTAAGTGGAGTGCTTTCAAGTGAG GTTTGGAACACACACCTTTTGGACAATGAGAGAGATTTTCTCAAGCAGTTTCTTCCTGGTGACTTAGAGCCACATCAAGTTGTCCAAGAATTACTTTCTGGAGATGACTTTCACTTTGGAAACCCTTTCTTGAAATG GGGTGCTTCACTTTGTTCAGGTGAGCTTCATCCAGATATGATTGTTTACCAGGAGCAACATCTAAAGTCTGATAAGAGAGCATACTTCTCGCAATTACAGAATTATCATAAGGA TATGATTGGATTTCTTATAAAGCTGAAGGAGAGGTGGGAGAGCTGCAAAGATCCAGAAAAGGAAATTCTACCAAATACTCTGAG GTCAAAGAATGATATAGAGAAAAGAAAACTGTCAAACTTAAATGAATTTAGAGATGATGATCATGATGAGAATATTACAGTGGCATCTGATTCATATTCCTGGGGCGCAGAGGAGAAAGCATACGGTGACAGCCAAATTTCCTCAAAGGGACAGGGCGATGAACTTCAAAGAAG GGTGCTTGACAAAGACTTCAATAAAGGTAATCCAAGAAATATGATGGCTTCTTCAGATTTTATGCTTAATGTGGGAGGAAAACTCAATAAAGGAGGCAAACTACCGAAGGAGAACATTCATGCCAGTGATGGTGACAAATATATGTCATATATCAAG ATTAGCAAGAAGCAGCACGAACTTGTTAAGGGTTTGAAACTATCATGTAAAAGTATCCCGGCTAGCTCTCTTAACTGTGTTTTGGGTGACCTTGATAACTTTAATGCACAACCGTACAATTTATTTATCAAAGAAGAACAGAAGAACTTGCATGAGCATTG GTTGCAGTTGGTGAAGAAACACCTCCCTGCATCATATGCAAACTGGACAGAGAGACTGATAGAGAAACGTGCAATGAAAAATTCTTTGTTGCTTGAGATGAAAAAGAAGCCAAACGTACTGGTAGAG GATGAGGATATTTTGACCATAGGAGTCCAGGCCCAGGACAAGGAGGATGGTGATGTTAATAAGCAGTCTAGcttggaagatgaagaagattctATTGTCAGTATTCCAGAAAACCCATCCCTCCATAATTCTTATCACAGCGGCGATGACGAGCTCCCCCATTTGCATATAGATTTGAAAAAAGATATTTTATCAAAAGGAGATGATGCTTTACACAATATAACTGGCCTTTCAAGTATTATGAATTGTCAGGATGATCCCGTTGATGAAGGAGCTTCTTTCTCATCTGACGAGGATTCTATTGCTAGATTCCAAGAGAACCCGTCTCTCCATAATTCTTATCACAGCTGTGACAAGGAGCTCCGTCGCTTGCATATAGATTTGGAACGAAGTATTTTATCAAAAGGAGATGATGCTTCACATGACAAAGCCGGGCATTCAATTATTACACACGTTCAGGAAGATCCCATTAGTGAAAAAGTTCCTTTCTCATATAATGAAGATTCTATTTCTAGATACCCAGAGAATCTGTCCGTCAATAAATCTTATCGTGGTAGGGATGAGGAGCTCCACAGCTTGCATATAGATTTGGAAAAAAATGTTTTATCAAAAGGAGATGATGCTTCACAGATCAAAACTGAACATTCCAGGATTATGAACTCTCAGGATGATCCCATGGGCGAAGGAGCTCCTTTCTCGTATAATGAAGATTATGTTGCTAGATTCCCAGAGAATTTGTCTGTCAGTAAATCTTATCATAGTGGTGACGAGGAGCTCCACCGCTTGCATATAGatttggaaaaaaatatattatccaAAGTAGATGTTTCACTGAACAAAACTGAGCATTCAAGGATTATGAATTCTCGGGATGATTCCATTGGTCAAGGATCGTCTAATGGTCATGCCTGGCAAGCAGTTGAAATGCCTCATTCTTACTATGATTTAGCTGCGACCCACAACTACTCAGCTGGTGGGTTATCTCTGGTAAATTCACAAATTAACCAAGATAAACAAATTCAAATGATTGGTCCAGAATCTAATTTTCATCAAGACGACACTGGTAATGAGTTGTTACACAGGCAGCCAGCTGATGGTTCCTTCAGTTCTTACCAAAGCCCGGATCAAGTTGGCTTGATTCAGTCTCTCATCAAGGATAAAGGGGTTAACTCCTATCATCATGAACAAAAAAGAGCTGGGTTAATTTTCCAGGCTTCAAATGAGGTTCCGATGGTTGATGGCCAATTTTCTAGTCATTTTAAGGAGTCATTGCAAACATCTCTGACATTGGATCAAGGTCAGAGGCAAGCTGGTAACTTTTATGTGCCAGAAAACGTATCAGGTAATATTTATTCTGATGCAGGAAGATACTCAATCCCCCGGCAAGATCCGTTATCTGCAGGAAATATTACTGATTGGGATGTTAGTGGCCCTCGCATGGTGGCACCTTCTCAGCCTCATGTAAATACTGGAGATTTCATTGGTCAGCCCTGGTTTTCTTCAGACCATCAAGTTCAGGGTGGCTGGAACGGATCTGGCAATGGGAGTCTACCTAGTCAGAGTCTTGGCACTGGAGGGAACTCCGATCAAAGCTTATTTAATCTTCTATCTCAGCGTAACCAATTACATTCGGGTAGCCCTTATGACCCAATCAGACACACTGACCAGTTCCTTTCGCCCAGAACTTATGGAGTAGTAGATGCAAGTACACATAGAATCAATCCTGTTGTACCACCATCTTCTCATCCACTAGATTATTTGAGTGGACGTGATGCACCTGGGGCATTGGTGCCTGATGATATGACATGGATGAGCTTGCCTCCTCAGAATCACGCTCTAAATGATCAAGTGGCAAAAGCATACTTGAGGTCATGGAACCGGTAA
- the LOC131612274 gene encoding uncharacterized protein LOC131612274, with the protein MAQESQQLDPNKNEVIRLERESVIPILKPRLIMTLANLIEHSSDRAEFLKLSKRVEYTIRAWYLLQFEDLMQLYSLLDPVHGAQKLEQQKLTTEEIDVLEQNFLTYLFQVMEKSNFKIVTADEIEVAHSGQYLLNLPISVDESKLDKTLLKKYFEKHHHDNLPDFSDKYVIFRRGIGIDRTTDYFVMEKVDMLIGRFWAYLLRVTRLEKIFSRKSKPNKKDSKGNEMIREGTGDDFYVERIRLENMQLSSRNLLGKTLIQEPTFDRIIVVYRSASSKSKTERGIFVKHFKNIPMADMEIVLPEKKNPGLTPMDWVKFLVSAVVGLVAVFSSLEMPSADWWVIFAVLSTVIGYIVKTYFTFQQNLAQYQNLITQSMYDKQLDSGKGTLLHLCDDVIQQEVKEVILSFFILMEQGKATRQDLDHWCEELIKEEFGEECDFDVDDAVGKLEKLGIVSRDSIGRYQCVGLKRANEIIGTTTEELVLKAKQGNLTTG; encoded by the exons ATGGCTCAAGAATCGCAACAATTGGATCCGAACAAGAATGAAGTTATTCGTTTAGAGCGTGAATCTGTTATTCCAATTCTCAAACCCAGGCTCATCATGACATTGGCAAATCTTATCG AACATAGTTCCGACCGAGCTGAGTTTTTGAAGCTCTCCAAGAGGGTAGAGTATACAATTCGAGCTTGGTACCTTCTACAATTCGAGGATTTGATG CAACTCTACTCCCTCCTTGATCCTGTGCATGGGGCACAGAAGTTGGAGCAACAGAAGCTAACTACTGAGGAAATTGATGTGCTTGAACAGAATTTCTTGACTTACCTATTTCAG GTAATGGAAAAGAGCAACTTTAAGATAGTGACCGCGGATGAGATTGAGGTTGCACATTCTGGCCAATATCTTCTAAATCTTCCCATTTCTGTTGATGAATCTAAG CTTGACAAGACACTTCTGAAGAAATATTTTGAAAAGCATCATCATGATAACCTTCCAGATTTCTCTGATAAG TATGTTATCTTTCGGCGTGGCATTGGAATTGATCGGACAACCGATTACTTTGTCATGGAGAAAGTGGACATGCTCATTGGACGATTTTGGGCTTATTTGTTAAGAGTTACTAG GTTGGAAAAGATTTTTTCAAGAAAGTCAAAGCCTAATAAGAAGGATTCAAAAGGCAATGAAATGATCCGTGAAGGAACTGGGGATGACTTTTATGTGGAACGGATACGTCTTGAAAACATGCAACTAAG CTCCCGTAATTTACTTGGCAAGACCTTGATCCAAGAACCGACATTTGATAGGATAATTGTTGTCTACAG GAGTGCCAGTTCCAAATCTAAAACAGAACGAGGAATATTTGTGAAGCATTTTAAAAACATTCCAATGGCTGATATGGAAATAGTTCTT CCAGAAAAGAAAAATCCCGGATTAACTCCAATGGATTGGGTCAAGTTTCTAGTATCAGCAGTTGTTGGGCTG GTTGCTGTATTTAGTTCACTCGAAATGCCTTCAGCTGATTGGTGGGTCATATTTGCTGTTCTTTCCACAGTAATTGGTTATATTGTCAAGACCTATTTTAC ATTCCAACAAAACTTGGCTCAATACCAAAATTTGATTACACAGTCAATGTATGACAAACAATTAGACAGCGGAAAGGGTACACTTCTTCATTTGTGTGATGATGTCATCCAACAAGAA GTCAAAGAAGTGATACTTTCATTCTTTATTCTAATGGAACAGGGTAAAGCTACAAGACAG GATCTTGATCATTGGTGTGAGGAATTAATCAAAGAAGAGTTTGGGGAGGAATGTGATTTTGATGTGGATGATGCAGTTGGTAAATTAGAGAAATTGGGTATCGTCAGTCGG GATTCTATTGGTAGATATCAATGTGTTGGACTCAAAAGGGCTAATGAGATCATTGGCACCACCACTGAAGAACTTGTGCTCAAGGCAAAACAGGGAAACCTTACTACTGGATGA